GCTTAATAATTTTGTTGCAGCAACGACCTGCAGCCTGATTTTTTAATTTTCATGAAAAATATTTTAATAGAGAGGTAAATTTTTAATGAAACAAGAAGGTCATCCGGAATATTTTGATTGTGTTGTAACATGCTCATGCGGCAATACCTGGACAACAAAGTCAACCAAAAAAGAATTAAAGCTTGACATATGTTCAGCCTGTCATCCTTTTTATACCGGAAAGCAAAAACTTATTGATAGTGGCGGAAGAGT
Above is a genomic segment from Actinomycetota bacterium containing:
- the rpmE gene encoding 50S ribosomal protein L31 yields the protein MKQEGHPEYFDCVVTCSCGNTWTTKSTKKELKLDICSACHPFYTGKQKLIDSGGRV